The following proteins come from a genomic window of Limosilactobacillus reuteri:
- the prfA gene encoding peptide chain release factor 1: MEEIFDKLQAVADRYDELNELISDPEVIADSQRFMKLSKEEGSLRETVEKYNQYKKVTQTISDDEELLRETNDDDLTALTKEELAEAREEQAQLEKELEVLLIPKDPNDDKNIIMEIRGAAGGDEASLFAADLYNMYLRYAEKQGWKVEVVDRNETEVGGFKEIALMITGDKVYSKLKFENGAHRVQRVPVTESAGRVHTSTATVGVMPEAEDVDVDIDPKDIRVDVYRSSGAGGQHVNKTSSAVRMTHLPTGIVVAMQDERSQQQNRAKAMRILKSRVYDYYQQQEQSAYDQKRKDAIGTGDRSERIRTYNYPQNRVTDHRIGLTLNKLDKIMAGDLDEIIEALIVADQTQKLEQLRNE, encoded by the coding sequence ATGGAAGAAATTTTCGATAAACTTCAAGCAGTTGCTGATCGTTACGATGAATTAAACGAATTGATCAGTGATCCAGAAGTAATTGCCGACTCACAACGTTTTATGAAGCTTTCAAAAGAAGAGGGGAGCTTGCGTGAAACCGTTGAAAAATATAATCAATATAAAAAAGTCACCCAAACGATTAGTGATGATGAAGAACTATTACGTGAAACGAATGATGATGACTTAACCGCCTTAACTAAAGAAGAGTTAGCAGAAGCGCGGGAAGAACAAGCACAGTTAGAAAAAGAGCTGGAAGTCCTCCTAATCCCTAAAGATCCTAATGATGATAAAAATATTATCATGGAAATTCGTGGAGCTGCCGGAGGGGATGAAGCAAGTCTATTTGCTGCTGATCTTTATAACATGTATCTTCGCTATGCTGAAAAACAAGGTTGGAAAGTAGAAGTTGTAGATCGAAATGAAACCGAAGTCGGTGGCTTTAAAGAAATTGCTTTAATGATTACTGGGGATAAAGTTTATTCCAAGCTTAAGTTTGAAAACGGAGCGCATCGTGTTCAACGGGTTCCTGTTACTGAATCCGCTGGACGTGTTCATACGTCAACTGCAACGGTTGGGGTAATGCCAGAAGCTGAAGACGTAGATGTGGATATTGATCCTAAAGATATCCGGGTTGATGTTTACCGTTCAAGCGGTGCTGGTGGTCAGCACGTTAACAAGACTTCATCAGCTGTTCGAATGACCCACTTGCCAACAGGAATTGTCGTTGCAATGCAAGATGAACGTTCACAACAGCAAAATCGGGCTAAGGCAATGCGGATTTTGAAGTCACGGGTTTATGATTATTACCAACAACAAGAACAAAGTGCCTATGACCAAAAGCGGAAAGATGCTATTGGGACAGGTGATCGTTCAGAACGGATTCGTACTTATAACTACCCACAAAACCGGGTAACAGATCACCGAATTGGATTAACATTAAACAAGCTTGATAAGATTATGGCTGGTGACCTCGATGAAATTATTGAAGCATTGATTGTTGCCGACCAAACACAAAAGCTGGAGCAATTACGGAATGAGTAG
- a CDS encoding thymidine kinase translates to MAQLFFKYGAMNSGKSIDILKVAHNYEEQGKQVVLMTSGVDDRSGRGIIASRIGLERKVKPIMDDTNIYDYVNKMDRKIYCVLIDEAQFLKKEHVLQLIKIVDELNIPVMAFGLKNDFRNELFEGSKYLLIYADKIEEMKTICWFCPHKATMNLRIHDGKPVYEGEQVQIGGNESYYPVCRKHYFHPQLKQ, encoded by the coding sequence CACAACTATTCTTTAAATATGGCGCGATGAATTCTGGTAAGTCAATCGATATTTTGAAGGTTGCTCATAACTATGAAGAACAAGGGAAACAGGTTGTCTTAATGACTAGTGGTGTTGACGATCGTTCTGGTCGAGGAATCATTGCTAGTCGGATCGGTCTAGAGCGGAAAGTAAAACCGATTATGGATGATACCAATATTTACGATTACGTTAATAAGATGGACCGTAAGATATATTGTGTCTTGATCGACGAAGCACAGTTTTTAAAGAAAGAGCATGTCTTACAATTAATCAAAATTGTTGATGAGCTAAATATTCCGGTAATGGCTTTTGGCCTAAAAAATGATTTTCGTAATGAATTATTTGAAGGTTCAAAGTATTTATTAATCTATGCTGACAAAATTGAAGAGATGAAAACAATTTGTTGGTTCTGTCCTCACAAAGCTACGATGAATTTACGGATTCATGATGGTAAGCCAGTATATGAGGGAGAACAAGTCCAGATAGGGGGAAATGAATCGTATTACCCAGTATGCCGGAAGCACTATTTTCATCCCCAATTAAAACAATAG
- the prmC gene encoding peptide chain release factor N(5)-glutamine methyltransferase, with the protein MSSFIPINYFMAQRWAKEQLQGTDIDPSAPQFLLQQLHGWDATHLLLHNRDEMPANEVDWWKDAITRLLNHEPAQYIVGQTSFYGRTFKVNKNVLIPEAETAELIDWVLHEMPSHPLKVLDLGTGSGIIGITLALERPAWNVSLSDISPAALAVAQENMAKFNLELPLIKSDLFENIDQQYDLIVTNPPYIDPDDTDKIDQAVLENEPTAALFASEHGLGFYHRLFKQAGQYLTTTGQIFGETGYDQEESIQELLHQTDKHAQICPRHDVAGKMRMIHAWDFLNAGGR; encoded by the coding sequence ATGAGTAGTTTCATACCGATCAACTATTTTATGGCGCAGCGATGGGCAAAAGAACAATTACAAGGAACAGATATTGATCCAAGTGCCCCTCAGTTTTTACTTCAGCAATTACATGGTTGGGATGCGACGCACTTACTTTTACATAATCGTGATGAGATGCCAGCTAATGAAGTAGACTGGTGGAAGGATGCCATAACAAGATTGCTTAATCATGAGCCTGCTCAATATATTGTTGGGCAGACCTCATTTTATGGACGAACTTTTAAGGTTAATAAAAATGTTTTGATTCCAGAAGCTGAAACAGCAGAGTTAATTGATTGGGTATTGCATGAAATGCCATCTCATCCATTGAAGGTTCTTGATTTAGGAACAGGGAGTGGGATCATAGGGATTACTCTTGCGCTTGAACGGCCAGCCTGGAATGTAAGTTTAAGTGACATTTCACCCGCTGCACTTGCTGTTGCTCAGGAAAATATGGCTAAGTTTAACCTGGAGTTACCATTAATTAAAAGTGATTTATTTGAAAATATTGATCAGCAATATGATTTAATTGTGACTAATCCGCCTTATATTGACCCGGACGATACTGATAAAATTGATCAAGCTGTCCTTGAAAATGAACCAACAGCGGCGTTATTTGCTAGTGAACATGGTTTGGGCTTCTATCATCGCCTATTTAAACAAGCAGGGCAGTATTTAACTACGACTGGTCAAATATTTGGCGAAACTGGTTATGATCAAGAAGAGTCAATTCAAGAATTACTACATCAAACTGATAAACACGCACAGATATGTCCACGACATGATGTGGCAGGAAAAATGAGGATGATACACGCATGGGATTTTTTAAACGCAGGAGGAAGATAG